In Sulfolobales archaeon, the DNA window TAATAAATATGCTAGTAGATATGATTCCTGGTATGAGCGGAACAAAATCACTGCTGAGAATGAGGTTAGACTTATAAAAACAATATCGGTTGGAGCGAAGACCCCATGTATAGATATTGGAGGCGGTACGGGGTACTTTACACATATCCTTGGATGTATAAATCTAGATCCTTCGCATGAAATGCTGTTACTATCTAGGAAAAGGGTATCCGATGCGATCCAGGGATATGGGGAGTATCTACCGATAAGAACTGAGAGTATGTGGTCCGCTCTCATCGTTGTAACTATATGCTTTGTTGAATCACCAGCAGATCTTTTATCAGAGGTATATAGAGTTCTTAAAAGGGGTGGCAGCCTTCTACTATGTATAATCCCTAGAGATTCGCCTTGGGGAGAATATTATTCTAGTAAGAGGGATTCTCCATTCTATAGAGTTGCTAGGTTTTTAACGAAGAGGGAAGCAATAGATCTTATAGAGGATATAGGGTTTAGCATCGAGAATATAATGGGTACTCTTAGCTATCCACCATGGGCTGAGCCGTATCCCGAGGATCCCCAGCCCCTTCGCAATGAACATGGATTTATATGTTTAAAAGCTGTAAAGAATGTTTAGATCTAACTATTTGGGTGCTATCTAAATGCTTTTTAACCATGATTAAAAGCCCTTTTATTGGGCTGGGTGAGGGTTGGTTTAAAGATCCTAGGGTATACTTAGGTTATTTAGCTCTTAAACAGATTAGTCTTTGGGGATATTGGGTGGCGTATGAGCAGCTAGGGACGGGAGCAACTGCTGTTGGGCTGAAGATTGGTAATGTAGTTGTTCTCGGCTCTGAGAAGAGGTTTGGATATGGGGGCTTTGTTATGAGTAGATCTGCTAAGAAGGTCTTCAAGATCCATGATAGGATAGCTATAGCGGCTGCAGGTATCTTCGCTGACA includes these proteins:
- a CDS encoding methyltransferase domain-containing protein, producing MTSTTKTVVEIFNKYASRYDSWYERNKITAENEVRLIKTISVGAKTPCIDIGGGTGYFTHILGCINLDPSHEMLLLSRKRVSDAIQGYGEYLPIRTESMWSALIVVTICFVESPADLLSEVYRVLKRGGSLLLCIIPRDSPWGEYYSSKRDSPFYRVARFLTKREAIDLIEDIGFSIENIMGTLSYPPWAEPYPEDPQPLRNEHGFICLKAVKNV